Proteins from one Bacteroides zhangwenhongii genomic window:
- a CDS encoding endonuclease/exonuclease/phosphatase family protein — protein MKHKFYLLLVLLINGLFIGCSSDDDGVTPPDDKDGVLVKVMSYNIYSGQKVYSGKKGMEAIAQVIKKVNPDLAGLQEFETKTNKVEKADIIALMKEVTGMQYAFFVKTRDVDGGEYGNLILSKYPISDEVNYDLPRIETVEDVYPRSMGVVKTEKEGKNFYFGVTHLSHVGNETNRINQTSTILEKTKGMDAPMILTGDFNALADSGPMKILYERFDIGCLNGNYGLTTGTPVPVKAIDFVLYTPDKGMAPKAYDVYYDAYVESDHFPVVATFSIND, from the coding sequence ATGAAACATAAATTCTATTTATTACTGGTACTGTTGATAAACGGTTTGTTTATCGGCTGCAGTTCGGATGATGATGGTGTAACTCCTCCTGACGATAAGGATGGAGTACTGGTAAAAGTCATGTCCTACAATATATACAGCGGGCAGAAAGTTTATTCCGGAAAGAAAGGAATGGAGGCTATTGCTCAAGTGATTAAAAAGGTAAATCCGGATCTGGCCGGTTTACAGGAGTTTGAAACGAAAACCAATAAGGTCGAGAAAGCGGATATTATTGCTTTGATGAAAGAGGTGACGGGAATGCAATATGCTTTCTTCGTTAAAACCCGTGATGTGGATGGTGGAGAATACGGTAATCTGATTCTCTCAAAATATCCGATAAGCGACGAGGTGAATTATGATTTACCGAGAATAGAGACCGTGGAAGATGTTTACCCACGCTCTATGGGAGTTGTGAAAACAGAAAAAGAGGGGAAGAACTTCTATTTTGGAGTAACTCATTTGTCTCATGTCGGTAATGAAACCAACCGTATCAATCAGACCTCAACTATTCTGGAAAAAACGAAGGGGATGGATGCCCCGATGATATTGACCGGCGACTTTAATGCGTTGGCTGATTCGGGTCCGATGAAGATATTGTATGAGCGTTTTGATATTGGTTGCCTGAACGGGAACTATGGATTGACGACCGGAACTCCCGTTCCGGTAAAGGCTATTGACTTCGTGTTGTATACCCCGGATAAAGGAATGGCTCCGAAGGCTTATGATGTGTATTATGATGCTTATGTAGAATCAGACCATTTTCCGGTAGTAGCTACATTCAGTATAAACGATTAA